In the genome of Massilia sp. UMI-21, the window CATCTTCCCCGGCATCGCGATCGCGCAGACCATGCGCGCGCGCGGCTGGGAAGTGTCGTGGCTGGGCACCGCGCACGGCATGGAAACCGAGCTGGTGCCGAAGGCAGGCATCCCGATGGACAGCATCGACTTCGCCGGCCTGCGCGGCAAGGGCATCGGGCACACCGTGAAAGGCGCGTTCAAGATGGCGGCCAGCTTCCTGGCCTGCCGCCGCTACCTTGCCCAGCGCAAGCCCGACGTGGTGCTGGGCATGGGCGGCTACGTGACGGTGCCGGGCGGGATGATGGCGCGCACCCGGGGCGTGCCGCTGGCGCTGGTGAATGCCGATGCCGCGCTGCTGCTGTCGAACAAGACCCTGGCCCCGATCGCCCAGCGCGTGCTGTTCGGCTTTCCGGCCGATTTCGGCAAGGCCGCCGGCAAGGCGGTGGTCACCGGCAACCCGGTGCGCCAGCAGATCCTCGACCTGCCGGCGCCCGCCGAACGTTTCGCCGGCCGCTCCGGCCCGCTGCGCGTGCTGGTGGTGGGCGGCAGCCTGGGCGCCAAGGTGCTCAACGACAGCGTGCCGGCGGCACTGGCGATGATCGACCCTGCGGCGCGTCCGATCGTGACCCACCAGTCGGGCAAGAAAAACATCGACGCGCTGCGCGCCGCCTATGCGCAAGCGGGCGTCGACGCCAATGTGGTCGATTTCATCGACGACATGGCCGCAAGCTATGCGAACGCCGACCTGGTGATCTGCCGCGCCGGCGCGATCACGGTGTCGGAGCTGACGGCGGCGGGCGTGGCCAGCGTGCTGGTGCCCTTTGTCGCCAGCACCACGGGCCACCAGCGCGACAACGCGATCTGGATGCATGAACAGAAAGCGGCCGTCCACCTGCCGCAGGGCGAACTGAATCCGCAGCGCTTGGCGAGCCTGCTGCAAACGACCACGCGCGAAGACTGCCTGGCGATGGCCAGGTCGGCGCACACCGTGGGCAAGCGCGACGCCAACGAGGCCATCGCGCGGGAACTGGAACAACTGGCGAACTTATGAAACACAAGATCAAGAATATCCATTTCGTCGGTATCGGCGGCAGCGGCATGAGCGGCATCGCCGAAGTGCTGCTCAACCTCGGCTACAAGGTGTCGGGTTCGGACCTGGCCAGCAATGCGGCCAGCCAGCGCCTGGCGGAACTGGGTGCGCGCGTCCACGTCGGCCATTCGAGCGAGCACGTGGTCGGCGCTGACGTGGTCGTGACCTCGACCGCCGTCAACGAAGCCAACCCGGAAGTGGTCGCTGCCCGTGCCGCCAAGGTGCCGGTGGTGCCGCGCGCGATCATGCTCGGCGAACTGATGCGCCTGAAGCGCGGCATCGCGATCGCCGGCACCCATGGCAAGACCACCACCACCAGCCTGGTGGCCTCGGTGCTGGCCCAGGGCGGCCTGGATCCGACCTTCGTCATCGGCGGGAAACTCACCGCGGCCGGCGCCAACGCCAAACTGGGCGCGGGCGACTACATCGTGGCCGAAGCCGACGAGTCGGATGCTTCCTTCCTGAACCTGTCGCCGATGATCGAGGTGATCACCAACATCGACGCCGACCACATGGAGACCTACGAGCACGACTTCGAGAAGCTCAAGGCCGCGTTCGTGAACTTCACCCACCGCCTGCCGTTCTACGGCCGCGCCATGCTGTGCATCGACGATCCGCACGTGCGCGCGATCCTGCCGCAGGTGACCAAGCCGGTGACGACCTACGGCTTCTCGGCGGAGGCCGAAGTACGCGCCTTCGATGCCCATGCCGTCGGGGTGCAGATGCATTTCACCGTGCGCCAGCAGGGCTACCCGGATACGAAGTTCGTGCTCAACCAGCCCGGCATGCACAACGTGCTCAACGCCTGCTCGGCAATCGCGATCGCGCGCGAGATCGGCCTCGACGACGAAGCGACCAACCTGGGCCTGCAGAATTTCAGCGGCGTCGGCCGCCGCTTCACCCGCTACGGCGAAGTCGGCCTGCCCGGCGGCGGCAGCTTCACCCTGGTGGACGACTTCGGCCACCATCCGGTCGAGCTTGACGTGACCCTGGCCGCCGCGCGCGCCGCCTATCCGGGGCGCCGCCTGGTGCTGGCTTTCCAGCCGCACCGCTACAGCCGCACGCGCGACCTGTTCGAGGACTTCGTCAAGGTGCTGGCCACGCCGGATGTGCTGCTGCTGGCCGACGTGTATCCGGCCGGCGAAGCGCCGATCGTGGCCGCCGACGGCCGCGCCCTGGCGCGCGCGCTGCGCACCGGCGGCACGCTGGAACCGATTTTCGTGGAGGCGATCGCCGACATGCCCGCCGCCATCCTGAAGGTGGCGCGCGACGGCGACGTCGTCCTCACCATGGGCGCCGGCTCGATCAGCGGCGTCCCGCACCAACTGACCAATGCAAAGGCTTGACGCTGTGAATACCCCGAACGCAACCACCTCTACCTTCGACCCGGCTTCCTTCGGCAAGGTCGGCGTGCTCTTCGGCGGTCGTTCCGCCGAGCGTGACGTATCGATCATGTCCGGCACCGGCGTGCTGAACGCCCTGAAGAGCCGCGGCGTCGACGCCCACGCCTTCGATCCCGGCACCCGGAGCCTGGCCGAACTGGCCGAGCAAGGCTTCGACCGCGTCTTCATCGCGCTGCACGGCCGCTACGGCGAAGACGGCAGCCTGCAGGGCGCGCTGGAACAACTCGGGATCCCGTACACCGGCAGCGGCGTGATGGCCTCGAGCGTCGGCATGGACAAGATCACCACCAAGAAGATCTGGAAGATGGACGAGATCCCGACCCCGGACTACATGACCATCGATCCGTCCACCGACCTCGACGAAGTCCTGGTGGCGCTCGGCCTGCCGCTGATCGTCAAGCCGCCGCTCGAAGGCTCGACCATCGGCATCACCAAGGTGAACAAGGCCGAGGAGCTCAAGGCCGCGGTCGACCTGGCCGCCGGTTTCGACGCCGTCGTGCTGGCCGAGGAATTCGTCACCGGCCGCGAGTTCACCGTGGCCGTGCTGGGCACCGGCAAGCACGCCCGGGCGCTGCCGATCGTCGAGATCGTGGCGCCGGAAGGCAACTACGACTACCAGAACAAGTACTTCACCGACGACACCCGCTATCACTGCCCGGCGCAGCTGGACCCGCACCTGGCCGAAGAGATCCAGCGCCACGCCGTGCATGCCTACCGCGCGCTCGGCTGCGAGGGCTGGGGCCGGGTCGACGTGCTGGTGCGCCAGGAAGACATGCGTCCCTTCCTGCTCGAGGTGAACACCTCGCCGGGCATGACCTCGCACTCGCTGGTGCCGATGGCGGCCCGTGCGGTGGGCATCGGCTACGAGGACCTGTGCCTGGAGATCCTGGCATCGGCGCGCCTGAAGATGGCAAAGGGATAACGACGCATGTGGCATGACGTCCGCGCCCTCAACGCCACCGCCAGCAGCCTGGTGGCGATGACCGTGCTCGCCTGTATCGGGTCCGGCGTGTGGTGGCTGTCGCAACGTCCCATGTTCTTGCTGCAGGCGGTGACGGTGGAGAGCATGTACGCGCTGCCGCTGCGCCACGTGAACGAACTCACGGTGCGCAACGGCGTGATCGGCAAGATCCGCGGAAACTTCTTCACCACCGACCTGGACCAGGTGCGCACGACCTTCGAGACCGTGCCCTGGGTGCGCCGCGCCACGGTGCGGCGCGAATGGCCGAACCAGCTGATCGTCGAGGTCGAAGAGCACGAGGCGCTCGGCACCTGGGGCGAGGATGGCCGGCTGCTGTCGGTCAAGGGCGACGTGTTTACCGCCAACCTGGCCGAGGCCGACGACGACCACGAACTGCCGGCCTTCGACGGCCCCAAGGGCAGCGAAAAGGAAGTGCTGGCCCGCTTCACCGAGCTGCGCTCGTGGTTCTCGCCGGTCGAGCTGGCGCCGCAGGCGCTGTCGCTGTCGGAGCGCTACGCCTGGACCGTGAAGCTGGACAACGGCATGAGCGTGGCGCTCGGCCGGGAGCAGAACAGGGACACGCTGAAAAAGCGCGTGCAGCGGCTGGTGGGCGTCTACCCGCAGCTGGTCGCGCGGCTGCAGGAAGGGCGCATCGACACCATCGACATGCGCTATCCGAACGGCCTGGCGCTGTCCTCGGCCGCGCTGGCGGTGCCGACCGACGCCACCAAGCCAGTCAAGCCGGCCAAGAAAAAACCGCATCAACCCAACAAAACAACCAAGCAAACATAAGCAGGCAACAGCAATGACAAAAGACGCGAAGAACCTGATCGTCGGCCTCGACATCGGCACCTCGAAGGTGGTGGCGGTGGTGGCCGAAGTGATGTCCGATGGACGCCACGAGGTGATCGGCCTCGGTCAGCACGAGTCGAAAGGATTGAAGAAAGGCGTGGTCGTGAACATCGAGGCCACCGTCGAGTCGATCCAGCGCGCGCTCGAGGAGGCGGAGCTGATGGCCGACTGCAAGATCCGCAATGTCTATGCTGGCATCGCCGGCAGCCATATCCGTTCGTTCAATTCGAGCGGCATGGTTGCGATCAAGGACAAGGAAGTCACCGCCACCGACGTGGCGCGCGTGATCGAGACCGCCAAGGCGGTCAACATCCCGACCGACCAGCAACTGCTGCACACCGTGCCCCAGGAATTCATCGTCGACAACCAGGAAGACGTGCGCGAGCCGATCGGCATGAGCGGCATTCGCCTGGAAGTGCGCGTGCACATCGTCACCGGTGCGGTGTCCGCGGTCCAGAATATTGTAAAGTGCGTGCGCCGATGCGGACTCGAGGTCTCGGACCTGATCCTGCAGCCGATGGCATCGGCCGACGCCGTATTGACCACCGACGAGAAGGAACTGGGCGTGGTCCTGATCGACATCGGCGGGGGCACCACCGACATCGCGGTGTTCTCGGACGGCGCGATCCGCCACACCGCCGTGCTGCCGATCGCGGGCGACCAGATCACCAGCGACATCGCGATGGCGCTGCGCACCCCGACCGGCGAAGCCGAGGACATCAAGATCCGCTACGGCGTGGCCAAGCAGGTGCTGGCCGATCCGGGCGAAACGCTCGAGGTGCCGGGACTGGGCGACCGCGGTCCGCGCGCGCTGTCGCGCCAGGCGCTGGCGGCGGTGATCGAGCCGCGCGTCGAAGAACTGTTCGCGATGGTGCACACGGTGGTGCGCGAGTCGGGCTACGAGGGCGTGCTCTCGTCGGGCATCGTACTTACCGGCGGCAGCTCGATCATGCCCGGCATGATCGAGATGGCCGAGGACATCTTCCTCAAACCGGCGCGCCTCGGCACGCCGGACTACCGCGGCCAGTTGGCCGACGTCGTGCGCAGCCCACGCTACGCCACGGTGCTCGGCCTGCTGCTGGAAGCGAAGAAGCAGTACCTGCGCGGTCACATCGTCACGCGTCAGGATGGTTCGGTGAAGGCAGTCTGGCAGCGCATGAAGGAATGGATAGCGGGGAATTTCTAAAGCAGGGCAGCAGGGTCGCATCAAGCACGAATTTTTTTAGTACGGCAGCAACAAATCGTCCACGGGTAAAGATTTTTTAAATACAATCGCTACTTCCGGTTTCAGGGCTCTGTCAGGGGCCTGGCACCAGTCCTGAAACGGAAACGGCATCTTGAATATTGGGAGTTCATATGGAGTTCGATATGGTCGATAACGCAGCACTGGGGACCGTGATCAAAGTTGTCGGCGTCGGCGGCGCAGGCGGCAATGCGGTTCAGCACATGATCAACAAGGGTGTGTCCGGTGTCGAGTTCATCGCCGCAAACACGGATGCGCAGGCGCTGGCGGTTTCGGGCGCCAACAACATCATCCAGATCGGCGAGTCCGGCCTGGGTGCGGGCATGCGTCCGGAAGTCGGCCGCCAGCTGGCCGAGCAGTCGCGCGCGCGCATCGAAGACGCGCTGCGCGGTGCGCACATGGTCTTCATCGCTGCCGGCATGGGCGGCGGCACCGGTACCGGCGCCGCACCGATCGTCGCCGAAGTGGCCAAATCGATGGGCGCGCTGACCGTTGCGGTGGTCTCCAAGCCGTTCTCCTACGAAGGCGACAAGTGCATGCAGGTCGCCGAATCGGGCCTGGAAGAACTGACCAAGCACGTCGACTCCCTGATCGTCATCCTGAACGAAAAACTGGAAGACATCTACGAAGACGAGTCGATGCTCGACTGGATGAAGCACGCCGACGACGTCCTGAACAACGCGGTCGCCGGTATCGCCGAGATCATCAACGTGCCGGGCCACATCAACGTCGACTTCAACGACGTCAAGACCATCATGAGCGAGCAGGGCAAGGCCATGATGGGTACCGCGACCGCCGCCGGCGTGGACCGCGCGCGCATCGCCGCCGAGCAGGCCGTGGCGTCGCCGCTGCTGGACGGCATCGACCTGTCGGGCGCCAAGGGCGTGCTGGTCAACGTGACCGCAAGCCGTAGCCTGAAGGGCAAGGAAATCAAGGAAGTCATGGCCGCCGTGCGCGCCTTCGCCGCACCGGACGCGTCGATCGCACAGGGCATCGCCTACGACGACGAGATGGGCGACGAGCTGCGCGTGACCGTGGTCGCGACCGGCCTGGGCAAGAACAAGAAGATGCAACTGGTGCAGCCGCAGCAGATGCTCAAGACCGGTACCTACAACGCGCCGGTGATGGCCGGTTCGTCGGCGGTGGCCGGCGGCATGACCATGGGCCACGGCGAGGTCGCGAGCGGCATGAAGCAGCCGGCCGTGTGGCGCCGCGAGCAGGCATCGGAACAGGTGCAGGCGATGCAACGCAACGGCGTCGAGACCTACGACATTCCGGCCTTCCTGCGCAAGCAGGCCGATTGAGCCGAACCGGGTCGGACGCCAAGGGGCCAGCGCAAGCTGGCCTTTTTCTTTTCGTACGGTGGGCGTTCGGCTAGTGCGAGCGTCATGGCAGACCTGCCGTGAGTCGAACGCGCGGGCGGCGCAGCCGCCCACCCTACGCAAGGCCCTTCTGCAGACTCGCCGGACATCGGCGATAATTGCCGGATTCTCAAAACCCAAAAAGGAACAGACCATGACCATCCAGATCGGCGATCGCCTGCCGGAAGGCACCCTGTCGGAATTCATCGAGACCGAATCGGCCGGCTGCTCGCTCGGCCCGAACACCTTCCAGGTCGCGGACCTCGTCAAGGGCAAGAAGATCGTCATCTTCGGCCTGCCGGGCGCCTTCACCCCGACCTGCTCGGCCCAGCACGTGCCGGGCTACGTCCAGAACGCCGAGGCGCTCAAGGCCAAGGGCGTGGACGAAATCTGGTGCATCTCGGTGAACGACGCCTTCGTCATGGGCGCCTGGGGCCGCGACCAGAAATCGACCGGCATCGTGCGCATGATGGCCGATGGTAACGGCGCCTTCTCGAAGGCCCTGGGCCTGGATGCCGACTTCTCGAAGCACGGCATGGGCACCCGCTCGCAGCGTTACTCGATGCTGGTCGAGGACGGCGTGGTCAGGCAGCTCAACGTCGAAACCGCCGGCTTCGAGGTCTCGGGCGCCGAGAAGATGCTGGAGCAGCTGGGCTGATCGGCCCGCGCATCGCCGGAACACCTGCAAACGGCGCCGCGGCGCCGTTTTTTCGTAGCATCAGCCTCGCCCCGCCATGTCCCTGACCCGTCCCACCAGTAAGCTCTACAGCATCTACGCCATGGTGCTGGCCGTCTTCATGTTCGCGCTGATGG includes:
- a CDS encoding D-alanine--D-alanine ligase, producing the protein MQRLDAVNTPNATTSTFDPASFGKVGVLFGGRSAERDVSIMSGTGVLNALKSRGVDAHAFDPGTRSLAELAEQGFDRVFIALHGRYGEDGSLQGALEQLGIPYTGSGVMASSVGMDKITTKKIWKMDEIPTPDYMTIDPSTDLDEVLVALGLPLIVKPPLEGSTIGITKVNKAEELKAAVDLAAGFDAVVLAEEFVTGREFTVAVLGTGKHARALPIVEIVAPEGNYDYQNKYFTDDTRYHCPAQLDPHLAEEIQRHAVHAYRALGCEGWGRVDVLVRQEDMRPFLLEVNTSPGMTSHSLVPMAARAVGIGYEDLCLEILASARLKMAKG
- the ftsA gene encoding cell division protein FtsA yields the protein MTKDAKNLIVGLDIGTSKVVAVVAEVMSDGRHEVIGLGQHESKGLKKGVVVNIEATVESIQRALEEAELMADCKIRNVYAGIAGSHIRSFNSSGMVAIKDKEVTATDVARVIETAKAVNIPTDQQLLHTVPQEFIVDNQEDVREPIGMSGIRLEVRVHIVTGAVSAVQNIVKCVRRCGLEVSDLILQPMASADAVLTTDEKELGVVLIDIGGGTTDIAVFSDGAIRHTAVLPIAGDQITSDIAMALRTPTGEAEDIKIRYGVAKQVLADPGETLEVPGLGDRGPRALSRQALAAVIEPRVEELFAMVHTVVRESGYEGVLSSGIVLTGGSSIMPGMIEMAEDIFLKPARLGTPDYRGQLADVVRSPRYATVLGLLLEAKKQYLRGHIVTRQDGSVKAVWQRMKEWIAGNF
- a CDS encoding peroxiredoxin, whose product is MTIQIGDRLPEGTLSEFIETESAGCSLGPNTFQVADLVKGKKIVIFGLPGAFTPTCSAQHVPGYVQNAEALKAKGVDEIWCISVNDAFVMGAWGRDQKSTGIVRMMADGNGAFSKALGLDADFSKHGMGTRSQRYSMLVEDGVVRQLNVETAGFEVSGAEKMLEQLG
- a CDS encoding cell division protein FtsQ/DivIB → MWHDVRALNATASSLVAMTVLACIGSGVWWLSQRPMFLLQAVTVESMYALPLRHVNELTVRNGVIGKIRGNFFTTDLDQVRTTFETVPWVRRATVRREWPNQLIVEVEEHEALGTWGEDGRLLSVKGDVFTANLAEADDDHELPAFDGPKGSEKEVLARFTELRSWFSPVELAPQALSLSERYAWTVKLDNGMSVALGREQNRDTLKKRVQRLVGVYPQLVARLQEGRIDTIDMRYPNGLALSSAALAVPTDATKPVKPAKKKPHQPNKTTKQT
- a CDS encoding UDP-N-acetylmuramate--L-alanine ligase; translation: MKHKIKNIHFVGIGGSGMSGIAEVLLNLGYKVSGSDLASNAASQRLAELGARVHVGHSSEHVVGADVVVTSTAVNEANPEVVAARAAKVPVVPRAIMLGELMRLKRGIAIAGTHGKTTTTSLVASVLAQGGLDPTFVIGGKLTAAGANAKLGAGDYIVAEADESDASFLNLSPMIEVITNIDADHMETYEHDFEKLKAAFVNFTHRLPFYGRAMLCIDDPHVRAILPQVTKPVTTYGFSAEAEVRAFDAHAVGVQMHFTVRQQGYPDTKFVLNQPGMHNVLNACSAIAIAREIGLDDEATNLGLQNFSGVGRRFTRYGEVGLPGGGSFTLVDDFGHHPVELDVTLAAARAAYPGRRLVLAFQPHRYSRTRDLFEDFVKVLATPDVLLLADVYPAGEAPIVAADGRALARALRTGGTLEPIFVEAIADMPAAILKVARDGDVVLTMGAGSISGVPHQLTNAKA
- the murG gene encoding undecaprenyldiphospho-muramoylpentapeptide beta-N-acetylglucosaminyltransferase, with translation MKRLMIMAAGTGGHIFPGIAIAQTMRARGWEVSWLGTAHGMETELVPKAGIPMDSIDFAGLRGKGIGHTVKGAFKMAASFLACRRYLAQRKPDVVLGMGGYVTVPGGMMARTRGVPLALVNADAALLLSNKTLAPIAQRVLFGFPADFGKAAGKAVVTGNPVRQQILDLPAPAERFAGRSGPLRVLVVGGSLGAKVLNDSVPAALAMIDPAARPIVTHQSGKKNIDALRAAYAQAGVDANVVDFIDDMAASYANADLVICRAGAITVSELTAAGVASVLVPFVASTTGHQRDNAIWMHEQKAAVHLPQGELNPQRLASLLQTTTREDCLAMARSAHTVGKRDANEAIARELEQLANL
- the ftsZ gene encoding cell division protein FtsZ translates to MEFDMVDNAALGTVIKVVGVGGAGGNAVQHMINKGVSGVEFIAANTDAQALAVSGANNIIQIGESGLGAGMRPEVGRQLAEQSRARIEDALRGAHMVFIAAGMGGGTGTGAAPIVAEVAKSMGALTVAVVSKPFSYEGDKCMQVAESGLEELTKHVDSLIVILNEKLEDIYEDESMLDWMKHADDVLNNAVAGIAEIINVPGHINVDFNDVKTIMSEQGKAMMGTATAAGVDRARIAAEQAVASPLLDGIDLSGAKGVLVNVTASRSLKGKEIKEVMAAVRAFAAPDASIAQGIAYDDEMGDELRVTVVATGLGKNKKMQLVQPQQMLKTGTYNAPVMAGSSAVAGGMTMGHGEVASGMKQPAVWRREQASEQVQAMQRNGVETYDIPAFLRKQAD